Below is a window of Pseudomonadota bacterium DNA.
CGCCTCGCAGCTCGAGGCCCAAGCGATGGGCCCGCGCCTTGACTGCGTCGATGGCCTGCGCACGCGCGCGCGCATCGCGTACCACCCCACCCTTGCGCAGCGCCTCACGGCCCACCTCGAACTGGGGTTTCACCAGCGCGACTATGTCACCGGCATCACGAAGTAGCGCTAGCGCTGCAGGCAGCAAGCGGCCAAGGCCAATGAACGCAGCAT
It encodes the following:
- a CDS encoding 16S/23S rRNA (cytidine-2'-O)-methyltransferase, with amino-acid sequence AAFIGLGRLLPAALALLRDAGDIVALVKPQFEVGREALRKGGVVRDARARAQAIDAVKARAHRLGLELRGALDSSLEGPRGNLEHFVWWESTTRAVEREP